The Conger conger chromosome 11, fConCon1.1, whole genome shotgun sequence genome includes the window CTAAGGGTTGTTTAGCTAAAAGGGTGGTTAGAAGCAGAAGTGTGTAGTAATGCTGTGGTTGGCTCTGTGAAGGTGACCTGGCGGGACATTGCAGGGCTGGATGAAGTCATTACCGAGCTGCAGGACACAGTCATCCTGCCATTCCAGAAACGTCATCTGTTCACTGGCTCCAAGCTCTTTCAGCCTCCAAAAGGTAatggcatgtgtatgtgtacctgcTTTTTTCATCACAATAAATGCAATGTTTCTTTACTTTGATAAAtctgtcttcctctcctctgccaGGGGTGCTTTTGTATGGGCCACCAGGCTGTGGAAAAACCCTCATCGCCAAGGCAACTGCCAAGGCCTCCGGGTGCCAGTTCATCAACCTGCAGGCCTCCACATTGACAGACAAGTGGTATGGCGAATCGCAGAAGTTCACTGCCGCTGTCTTTTCGTTGGCTGTTAAGATCCAGCCCTGCATCATCTTCATAGATGAGATTGGTGAGTTCTCCTGGAGTCCTGTTGGTTCCCCAGCTCTTGGTTTAGACGCGGATTCAGTCACTTCCATCTCAGTCCCAAGAGTGTCACatgaccttataccttttcagccaatgaaaatgaccgctatactattgttttgagcccctattaaaagcCAACTACATTTTCTCTACTTTGCCAATTTTCttaaccaaagccaaaaccccttagGATTTTAGTGGAACCACGTCATATTGGTCTTGGGACTGAAACAGTGTCAGAAAGTGATCTCTGATCCTGAGATGATGTGTACAGTTTGGGCTGGGGaaaccaaaaatgtaaaatataatccAGTTTATTATGAATGCTCCAGGGTTTTCTCTCTCCGGCTGTTCTTCGGGTGAATTTGGGTGTTCAGCGTGATTAATGCTCCCACGTGTTGAATAATTCAGGCTTTTGGTTTGAGTCGTGCCGTTTCTCTGTGCCAGACTCGTTCCTGCGAAACCGCTCCAGTATGGACCACGAGGCTACAGCCATGATGAAGGCCCAGTTCATGAGCCTGTGGGATGGTTTGGATACTGGTGAAGACAGCCAGGTACCATGTCCTTCTGTCACCTATAATCCCCACTACACAGTTCTTCCTATGCTGATGTTCTTTGTGTAAAACTAAAATCGTTTAGCACTGAAGCCAGGGAAAATCTTGGCCATTTAACCACATTTCTCTGTTTTAATGTCTTATTGTCtttgtgtattcattttcaaatcagTTTAGATTTTTTAATAGGCAGTGGTAAATGCATGATACCGTAGACATTCAGGGAATAGGTCacattattgcttttataatgtTGCTGTCATTGAAATGTTTGTGTAGGTGATGGTAATGGGAGCCACAAACAGACCTCAGGATGTGGACCCGGCAATAATGCGAAGGATGCCCACCACTTTTCACGTTCGCCTGCCGGTGAGTCCctcacgcacaggcacacgcacacgcgcacacacacacacatcctggaaTGTCCAGTCACAGCTATGACCCCTCTCATTGCTGCACTTGCCTGGTTTATAAACTATAGGGCACACAGcgctacaggagagctagcacCAGTCGGAGGTGAGGGGAGTCTCACTGATGCCTTTGGGAAGGAGTAATGCAGCAGCCTGCCTAAACTTTCCCTTCCCCTGCTGGGACAAAGACAGTTGTTCCACTGTTTTGGACTCGTCATCCAAGTTCAGTCGAAGTTAAAACAAAAATCCTAAGTGTCAAGGCAGCAAGgtcctgcctgtgtttgtgagcTTTCTTTCTTACATAAAAACCACTTGAAGTCCTTGGGAAGTGCATGTACTCAGaaacaaatatgtaaatacgttaatgtaaaaaaaaaattaaaaaaaaaatcataaataaattaataccaTCTCTGCTACTTTCACTGCCACCGCTGCTTTTATTTGCGTGTAGGGAAGCATAATGAGCATCTGatatatatttctgaattaaagGGTTTATTGCTTAACGATTGCCTCATAACCTGAATGGTACGCTCATGCTGGGCTCCTCTGGTCATTTTTCCATGTCCTGTTTATAGTCTAGCTAACGATGTGGTgaatgtgctctgtgtgcttttttctctcattaacatggatTATATCCTCAAGCCCTCTCATTGGTGTTATCTGTGCCCTTCCCTCTGTAGATCCAGAAACAGAGACAGGACATCCTGAAGCTGATACTGGCAGGAGAGAATGTAAGTACCTTTTATAGTCTGCCCAAGGCCACTCTATAAACAGACACGTGTTGACTGTTCATTGTTAATTAGAACATTCAGTTAATTGGTGTTCAATTATTTTAATACCTGTACTGGACCGTGCAGTTTTCAGCATTGCTGTTAAATATCAAGGCAAAAGAGCAGCCTTGATCTCGTTATTCGAGTGTGAAGCAACCCGTACCATCTGGGATTGCTGTCTTGCAAATTAAATCCTGGTTTAGTATTCTATTGAAAGAAAATTACTCTCATGCTGAGCGGACTGTTCAATCCCTTAGCGTTACGATGCACCCTTGACTTTGACTAATGAATGTCAAGAATATTGCAGCGGCCACAAAAAAACTTtctgattaaataaaatgataatgttGAAGTTCAAGTATTCCAACATTAGGTGTTCCTAAGTCAGGTTGATAGATTCTTTAGCACGTGACGGACagcttttgcatgtttgtggcAACTGTAGCTGGTGTCTCCACCTGCTTTTTGTGCTTCAGTCAAGGACCTTATTCATGTTAAACGTGAACTTCACCCTGTCAGTCTCAAACCCAATatgatgtggctccacccaaatcctaTGGGGAAAGTTGAGAGAATTTTGCGCGGTTTCAATACGGACTCAAAACAATactatagcagtcattttgattgcttgaaaaggtataaggttcAGCATATCTCACTCATTTCTAGTATCATATCTCGCTCTTGGGATTTGACGGTAGTTatgcttgagtgccatatggcactcttgtgACTGAAGGGCTTAAAGGTAAATGTTTTCACCCCTGGATCCCTCCACAGCTCAGCAACGCCATCAACCTGAAGGAGATCGCGGAGAAGACGGAGGGCTACTCAGGCAGCGACCTCCGAGAGCTGTGCCGCGATGCGGCCATGTACCGCGTGCGCGACTACGTGCGCAAGCAGCAGATGAAGCAGATAgcgcagcagctgcaggagtcCGACGACGACGAGAGGTACAGCCTCAGGAATACGGccgtagagcagggctgcccaac containing:
- the atad1a gene encoding outer mitochondrial transmembrane helix translocase — translated: MLLKDIPRDALLRPLTRNEVVGMVVRLTIFGAATYFSIKWVVEALDPTHKQKLQAKKRAEQLLKQIGVEGVKLTEYEMNIASHLVDPRSMKVTWRDIAGLDEVITELQDTVILPFQKRHLFTGSKLFQPPKGVLLYGPPGCGKTLIAKATAKASGCQFINLQASTLTDKWYGESQKFTAAVFSLAVKIQPCIIFIDEIDSFLRNRSSMDHEATAMMKAQFMSLWDGLDTGEDSQVMVMGATNRPQDVDPAIMRRMPTTFHVRLPIQKQRQDILKLILAGENLSNAINLKEIAEKTEGYSGSDLRELCRDAAMYRVRDYVRKQQMKQIAQQLQESDDDERPVDEDRLRPVTQLDLLFGLDKMNESKQAMVCQSPLREVPLD